The region CCCGAACGGCTTTTCTTCAGGGACATTGATCTTACCAGCACCAAATCCTCGAAGACCATCTCTCCCGGGGCGGCCAGAGCGGGCGCGGCGACTCCCGGCGCGGCCTGGGTCCCGGCGCGGGTTGCCATCAAGGCCCCGATGATGGATTCCAGGACGCCGTTTTGCTTGAGATAGAGAAGATCCGGGACGGAGAGGTTGAACGCCGGGTCCGAGTGTCTCAACTGCTCGGCGATGATGGATTCGGAGATTCCCGATTTGATGAGACGCACGAGGTCGACGAGGCGAGGGTCATCAGGCTGGAGCGCGACGGACGGAGGTTTGGGTGCGGCGACCCGAGCGCCGATGGTGGCAATGACGGTCTCCGACACGCCGGCGGCGCGAAGCGTGACGAGGTCGCCGGCCGTCATGTCGACGGTATTGGCCGGGTTTCTGACCACGGCGATGATGCCGTCGGCTGTCGCGCCTGCTCTGTGGGCAATCAGGATGGAGTTGACCGTCAACTCTTCCGCACTTGCCGCCGTTGCAAGCGCCAGCAGGGCTGTACCGAGCAGAGAACATAGGATTGTGCGTTTCATGGGGGTGTACCTGTCCTTTCCTAAGGCATTCCTCGAGGACGAATCATTCTTTAATTCTGTGAGAGTCGCGCGCGTTTCACTGGCGCCAGGATAGGCTAGGGAACCATGCAGGTGCTATGGGGTGTCTACCCCACTCTGGCAAAGAGCCAACATTGTTGCGTCAGGCGGAAGAATCTCATCAGGGGTGAATACCCTATAGCGCTCCCCGGGCTCCAGACTTAGGATCACCTCACGAAGCACAACGCATTGTGCGGCCGCCGGCGGGGACATGGTCCGCCGGCTGGCTGGCCATCATTCCTCAACAGTGGAGGTGTTTGTTTCTCCGATGCGGTGCCCTAGTGTGTCGCCAATGTGCTCCAATCCAACTGCAACGAGGTGAAAGCATGACTACTAAGAGAGTTCGTAGCCGAATCGTACTGGGTAGTCTGGTGGCGTTGATGGTTCTGCCCGCGGGGGTGGCCTTCGCCCAGACCCGAATCAAGCCGGGATTCAATCTGTTTTCGGTGGAACAGGATCAGGAGATCGGGCGTCAATCAGCGAATGAGGCCGAGCGCCAGCTCCCGATCCTCAGCGACCGTTCGATCGATGGATACATCAATACGGTCGGGAAACGCCTGGCGGCCGTCGCGCCCGGGGCGAAGTACCCCTACCAGTTCAAGGTCGTGAACGCCTCGGACATCAACGCATTCGCGCTGCCGGGGGGATATCTATACCTGAACCGAGGCCTCATCGAGGCGGCTCGAAACGAGGGCCAGCTCTCGGGAGTGATGGCGCACGAGATGGCGCATGTCGCCCTGCGGCACGGGACCAATCAGGCGTCGAAGGCATACCTGGGCCAGGCGGGCTTGGGCGTCATGGGGGGGCTCGCGGGGAACAGCAGCTCCACCCAGAAGACGATCGGCGCGGTCGGAGGTTTCGGCTTGAATGCTCTGTTCTTGAAGTTCAGCCGCACGGACGAGGAGCAGGCGGACGTCGTGGGCGCCCAGATGATGGCGAAGGCCGGCTACGACCCCAAGGACATGGTGGATTTCTTCGAGATGTTGCGCAGCACGAAGGATCGCGATCCGAGCAAGGTGGAACAGTTCTTTAGCAGTCATCCCGCCCCCAAGGATCGCGCGGCCCGAATCCAGAAAGAAATGAAGATGCTGAACATCAACCCGACTCGGGCCGTGGGCGGTTTTCAGCAGGCCAAGTCCGAGCTCCAGGGGATGCCCAAGGCCAGATCCCTGCAGCAGATCGCGCAAGCACAGGGGACGCCCAGTCTACAGCAGCCCGGGGTCAGCAACGCACGCATTGTTCAAATGAACATCGATCGTCCCTCTTCGAGTTTCCGCTCATTCGAGCAGCGGGGGCAGTTCTTCCAGATTGATTATCCGACGAACTGGCAGGTCTACGAGCCCACGAACGGTTACGGGGTGACCCTCGCTCCGGACGGCGGGTACGTGGACACGGGCGGCGAAGAGAGAAACCTCGTGTACGGCGTGATCGTCAACCATTACGACACGTTTGACGGCGCGACCAACGAAAGGTTTGTCAGCCCCGGAGGCTTCGAAAGTGCCGGCAACAGCCTCGTGGACAACAACGGCCGCATCCAGAGCCGAACCACCCTCGCGCGGGCGACGAACGATCTCGTCAGCCAGATCCTGCGGACGAATCCCTATCTGAGGATGATCCCCAACTCGCAGCGAACCGACACGATCAGCGGAGCGTCAGCACTTTCCCTGGTCCTCTCGGGCCGCTCGCCGGTGACGCGAGAAGAAGAGCGGGTCACGGTCTTCACTCGCGAGCTTCCCGATGACGACGTCATCTACGCGCTCTTCATCGCCCCGGGGCAGAATTACGACGAAGCGAGAAAGACCTTCGATCGGATGATATCCAGCCTGCAGGTTAACGACGAGGCGGCGCACTAGTAGCGCCGTAGATACGACAGCTCTCGGTTTGAGTCTAAACATGGCCATCGACTGAGAGTATGGGTGATGTCTTGAGGTGTTGTTAAGCGCGCGAAGGGCACCGACTCATTGAAGGCGGTTGCGAAGCCAACCATTTCATCGAGTAGGTGCCCTTGAGTTTCCGGACATTATCTCAGTACAAACCACACCGGTGAGAGCGGTGCCGACTCTGCGCAAGGCCAGCCACGTGAAGAAGCAAATCCACGGGGAGGATGGCCGCTGGGTCCACGAGCCGAAGTCAGCCGCCGAGTCCCAGAATGAATCAGGATCCTCCGAGGGCGCAGTGCCGATTCTTTCTCTCCCCCGCGATTCTCAGGTCCGCGATCTCCACCTCCACCCCTTCGACCTGCCCGGCGAGGCGCACTTGCGGAAGAGGAAGATAGTTCGCGATATCAAATCTTCCCACGCACGCGCGCGGTCCTACAAAGCATATCCAATCGTAATCGCCGCTGTCCAATAGTTTCACAGTGCCGCTGCCTTCAACCAGTATCGCTTGGCAAGCGTGACGATTGGAAGGTGCCACCCTGCGTGGAAGCGCACCGCAATGCCTTTCTCCGCAGCGGAAGGGAGCGGGGCAGGTCCATTGGAGGCATGAGCCGTGGGGCTGGTCATTCGGGCCAGCGGGGACTCGACAGCTGGATCCGCCAGATGGGTCCCGTCGGGTAGAGAGGCCCTTCGAACCTCACGAATGCCGGCACGTCGTCCATGAGGATCCAGACATGCTCGTCCGGCGGCATGCGCCCCAGCACGGTAGCGAATAACTTGAGCCAAATCCCAAGCTGTGGCTTTAACACGTAGTGGACGGCGGTCTTGGCGAGATCGCCGACCAAGACCTTCTGCTCGCCGGCCGGTGCCACCGACAGCTGGATGAGCCGGGGCTCTGGCGTGAAGGCCACGAAATGGACGGTCTCGTGGGCACCCTTGGGGAGGTCCTTCATGACGCTGAGCATGAGGCCATTGTAGACGTCAGGCGGTAGTTCGAGCGTCCCCTGGAGCGCTGTTTCCTTGCCGTCCTTGTGGGCCTTTTTTTTCATGCTGTACTTGTGGGTGGCGCGCTCCATCGAGATCTCGACGTCTTCCGGGAATATGGGTCCGCGCTGCAACAAGTGATAGCTCTGCATGGTGTAGACGGTTTTCTGGGTGAAGGCCACCGACTCCTCGAGCACTGAGCCATCTTTGAAGCGGAACACCATCCGTTTCTCGGCCACCTCACCTCGAACAATCTGGAGGAGATCACCTTCCGCCACCAGCGTGCCGTCGATCGAGCGCAACGCGAGAAAGCCGTGAAGGGAGCCCTCGACGAAGCGCACTCGGACCGGGGCGGCCGTGAGCGTGCCCATTGCCGCCGCGACAACGAGCAGGCCGAGGCTTGCTACTTTCGCCAACCGCCTGCCGGCGACGCAGGAGTCGCCATGTCTCTTCCGCATGCCGCGCCGCGTGCGCGCCGTTACTGGCGAACAGCGTGAAATGACCATGCCTCTTTCCCCTCATTGCCCACCTTGCCAGACTCTCGGCCCCAGCAGGCGTCTGACAAGGTGGGAAGATTGACTGTTGATAGAATACCCCTACCAGAAGTTGAATCGCTGCTTATTCCTCCTGCATTTGTCCTAGTATTTTGCGCTACGGTCGGCGGGAATGCATGAAACCTGGCAAGATCATTGATGCGGGCATGGCCCCGTAAAGTGTGAGGAAATCTCCGCATCGGTTCCGGAAGGAATCGCGCCATTGCCTATAGAGGGAGGGGGTAAGGAAGGAATCGTTCGTCACGTGAAGCACCCCCTGGCCCGCGCCCGGGCCAGGGGGGGAAGAACCTACGACCTATCGGCGATGGTCAAGGACTCGTCTAGGGTGATGACGAGGTGGGTGCCTGCGGGGATCACCAGTTCCTTTCCCTTGGTGCCGGCGGCGATTCCAGTCCCAATCCCGCCTCCGAGGACGGCTCCCACTGCAGCGTCCTTGGTGCTCCCGCCCAGAATCTTCCCCAGCAGGGCCCCTCCGGCTGCGCTGCCTCCGATGATTCCGGCGGTCTTGCCGGTGGAACTCGCGACGCTGACGAGGGACGCGGACAGGGGAGTGCTATAGCCTTGGGGTGTCCTTACCTTGTTGAAGGAAAGAGCCATGGCGCCTCCCTTCTCCGATATCTTCAGCCCCTTCTTGGCGGGCGCCACGTCCGTCACCCGACCGTAAATGGTGCTGCCTTCCGGAATGGCGATTCGCCCCCCCGCCAGGACGGGAGTCGTCGTCGTAGCGCTTAGGGCATCTCCCGTCTGACTGGTCGCAGAACCGATGTCCCTAGAGAGGGTAACGTGAATCTCAGTCCCCTGAGGCACGGTGACCCGGACCACGTCGCGGGCGCGGGACCCGGAGGAGGGCGCAGAGTATGCTTGCTGGACGCCGGCTTCCTGGGAGGAAGGGGCCTGAGCGCAGGCCAACAGGCCGGCGACCAGGAAGATCGCCATGAGAAGTCCGATACGATTCTTGCCATTGAATTGGAAGCTCAATTTAACTCCTTCTACTTTGGTGACGTCGCGTGGTGGAAGCGACTCGTCTCGCGGGCAAAAAGCGCGGTTCCACCGGCGAGGCGATCGCCCCGATAAACGAGAGGAAAAGGGATTACGAGGTTGCTCGTCGCCCCTGAAAGAAATTGAGGAGCACGACGATGATGGCCAGCACCAGAAGGAGGTGAAGGAACCCTCCCATCGTATAGCTCGTCACCATCCCCAGCAGCCAGAGAACCCCCAGAATCACGGCAATTGTCCACAACATGTTGCTCTCCTTTCACTGATGCGTCTGATACCCGATTGGTTTTGAAGCCTGCCGCTCCGGTTGCACCGTGCCGATCGCAGCGGTTTATCGAACGACTCGGGGACTTACGCCTTGTCATTGACGCGCTTCACGCCATTGAAGTCCCGAGTGAATTTAGTGACAAGCTACTTCCATCCACCTGATTCGCGGCCTCGCGGAGTAGAGTGACCAGCTTTTTATGGGATTCCTTAGGCCACCGTCCCTGTCAGAGTCATCCGTGGGCCTCGATTCCGACGTCGCGGTCATTGATATAGCCAGATACCCATAGGGACTCTTGGTGGTGCTTCGATGCGACAGTCAATATCTGAGGCGCTCATGGGGTAAACGCTCCCAGAGTCACAGCGGTCGCAGCGAGAGTAAGACCCAGCGGGTGCATTGCCTTCATTCGACACGTTCCTTTCTTATGCGAATTGTCGAGATTCCCGCTCGCATAGACTATGCTGGCAACCGGTCGCTTGATATGGGGCATAACCCTACCCGCGATGTTGGCTGAAACTGTCCATGATGAGTGTGTGGCGTAAGGGCGCTTCGCTTCACGGCTGTGCGGTCCGTCGAGCAGCTGGACAGTGGGTAACGAATGATGCGTTGTCGCGCTACCGAGGAAGCACTCACCTAAGGCGCCAAAAATGCTCAAGCGCGCTGGCGAGAGTGAGAAGAAGCAACGGGGCGGTCCGATCCGTAAAAGGCGGCGGACCACTATCCCGAGTTACCACCAGGGGCGAGCCGCCGCTTCGGCACGTTGAGCATCAACTTCGCGGCTCCCACCCCGAGTTCGACCCGACGCGAAAGTGATTTCGCCGCTTCTTGAATTCCGCCCCACAGGGGATGAGAATGCCTCATCGGCTCCTAAGACCGCGAAGTTGACCCGGGAGCCGAAAGGCGTTCCGGTTCTCGCAGGCGCCACGGTCCTGCCGTCCTTCGACCGCTCTGTCCGATCGCGTAACGGGTGCGTCGAGGTCGGCTCCCTCGTAGGAGATGCCTCATGGTAGCCGTCACCGGGATTTTCAAATCACGCGCCGATGCGGAGGGCGCAGTCGAGCGCCTCAGGCGCATCGGTATCGAAG is a window of Candidatus Polarisedimenticolia bacterium DNA encoding:
- a CDS encoding M48 family metallopeptidase yields the protein MTTKRVRSRIVLGSLVALMVLPAGVAFAQTRIKPGFNLFSVEQDQEIGRQSANEAERQLPILSDRSIDGYINTVGKRLAAVAPGAKYPYQFKVVNASDINAFALPGGYLYLNRGLIEAARNEGQLSGVMAHEMAHVALRHGTNQASKAYLGQAGLGVMGGLAGNSSSTQKTIGAVGGFGLNALFLKFSRTDEEQADVVGAQMMAKAGYDPKDMVDFFEMLRSTKDRDPSKVEQFFSSHPAPKDRAARIQKEMKMLNINPTRAVGGFQQAKSELQGMPKARSLQQIAQAQGTPSLQQPGVSNARIVQMNIDRPSSSFRSFEQRGQFFQIDYPTNWQVYEPTNGYGVTLAPDGGYVDTGGEERNLVYGVIVNHYDTFDGATNERFVSPGGFESAGNSLVDNNGRIQSRTTLARATNDLVSQILRTNPYLRMIPNSQRTDTISGASALSLVLSGRSPVTREEERVTVFTRELPDDDVIYALFIAPGQNYDEARKTFDRMISSLQVNDEAAH
- a CDS encoding lmo0937 family membrane protein; the protein is MLWTIAVILGVLWLLGMVTSYTMGGFLHLLLVLAIIVVLLNFFQGRRATS